The following coding sequences lie in one Microbacterium sp. XT11 genomic window:
- a CDS encoding pseudouridine synthase has translation MASPLPVRDGVGATRLHVPTEGPWPTVAAYMIERFFHLDPERLLVRFDRGEIVARDGRPLTRHTALGDEEFVWYYREPPVERDIPFDVEVLHQDRDLVVVDKPHFLPTTPGGKFLQNSALVRLRNRLGIPELTPIHRLDRATAGLLMFSARPETRGAYQLLFENREVQKVYEAVSSRPADWDPTAFPLVYRTHIEKNRGEVCVRVDTDREPNSETAIEVLSADDRVVHTLLRPHSGKMHQLRVHLAALGLGILNDGFYPVLRPEVPDDFARPLQLLARELRFVDPLSGRQRIFTTRLALQEAPSGA, from the coding sequence ATGGCCTCTCCCCTCCCGGTGCGCGACGGCGTCGGCGCGACGCGACTGCACGTGCCGACCGAGGGACCATGGCCCACCGTCGCCGCCTACATGATCGAGCGCTTCTTCCATCTGGATCCGGAGCGGCTGCTCGTGCGATTCGACAGGGGCGAGATCGTCGCGCGCGACGGGCGCCCGCTCACCCGCCACACCGCACTCGGCGACGAGGAGTTCGTCTGGTACTACCGCGAGCCGCCCGTCGAGCGCGACATCCCCTTCGACGTCGAGGTGCTGCATCAGGACCGCGATCTCGTCGTCGTCGACAAGCCGCATTTCCTTCCCACCACTCCCGGCGGCAAGTTCCTGCAGAACTCCGCTCTCGTGCGGCTGCGGAACCGCCTCGGCATCCCCGAGCTCACCCCGATCCACCGGCTGGACAGGGCGACCGCCGGCCTCCTCATGTTCTCGGCTCGACCCGAGACCCGCGGCGCATACCAGCTGCTGTTCGAGAACCGTGAGGTGCAGAAGGTGTACGAGGCGGTGTCGTCGCGCCCAGCCGACTGGGACCCGACGGCCTTCCCGCTCGTCTACCGCACCCACATCGAGAAGAACCGCGGCGAGGTGTGCGTGCGCGTCGACACCGACCGGGAGCCGAACTCCGAGACGGCGATCGAGGTGCTGTCGGCGGACGATCGGGTCGTCCACACGCTGCTGCGGCCGCACAGCGGCAAGATGCACCAGTTACGGGTGCATCTTGCGGCCCTCGGGCTCGGCATCCTGAACGACGGCTTCTACCCGGTGCTCCGTCCGGAGGTACCGGACGACTTCGCGCGCCCGTTGCAGCTCCTGGCACGAGAGCTGCGCTTCGTCGACCCGCTCAGCGGCCGGCAGCGGATCTTCACCACGCGGCTCGCGCTGCAGGAGGCGCCTAGCGGCGCATGA
- a CDS encoding FMN-binding protein produces the protein MIRTTVPTSIRTGAALAGFAGMLVLAGCSGAADAEDSSTGGSGSTSTSGSANGSGSGSSGTYEDGTYTADGSYQTPETIESISVTLTIADGVVTDVEVTGDPQARETEEYQAKFIGGITDEVVGKSLDEINVSRVAGSSLTSGGFNEALASIKEQAAS, from the coding sequence ATGATCCGCACGACAGTTCCGACATCCATCCGCACGGGCGCCGCTCTCGCCGGCTTCGCCGGGATGCTCGTCCTCGCCGGATGCTCCGGCGCGGCTGACGCCGAGGACTCCTCGACGGGCGGCTCCGGCTCGACGAGCACGTCCGGCTCCGCGAACGGGTCCGGCTCCGGCTCCAGCGGCACGTACGAGGACGGCACGTACACGGCCGACGGCTCGTACCAGACGCCGGAGACCATCGAGTCGATCTCGGTGACGTTGACGATCGCCGACGGCGTCGTGACGGACGTCGAGGTCACGGGCGACCCGCAGGCGAGGGAGACCGAGGAGTACCAGGCCAAGTTCATCGGCGGGATCACCGACGAGGTCGTCGGCAAGAGCCTCGACGAGATCAACGTCAGCAGGGTGGCCGGGTCGTCGCTGACGAGCGGAGGGTTCAACGAGGCGCTTGCATCGATCAAGGAGCAGGCGGCCTCCTAG
- a CDS encoding MetQ/NlpA family ABC transporter substrate-binding protein, protein MSRRTTSVIAALAAVPLFIALSGCATASAGSNGSDGGDAQGDETVKIGVVGKGDAQWEPFVEAAADEGISVELVDFGSYEQPNPALAEGEIDLNQFQHIVYLADYNVSSGKDLVPIGSTAIYPLGLYSKKYDDVKSIPEGETVAVPDDASNQARALLVLQSAGLIELKSGGTIFSDLADIDTEKSKVKVTALEAALIPTSLPDVAAAIINNDFVEDAGLKFSDAIAQDDPEDPNALPYVNIFAARAEDADNPTYQKLVEIFQTNEAVQKGLQESSGDTAVALQTPVDDLVASLKKVEKDTEAHKG, encoded by the coding sequence ATGTCCCGTCGCACGACGTCTGTCATCGCCGCGCTCGCCGCGGTCCCGCTGTTCATCGCACTCTCCGGCTGCGCCACGGCATCCGCCGGGTCGAACGGATCGGACGGAGGTGACGCCCAGGGCGACGAGACCGTGAAGATCGGCGTCGTCGGCAAGGGCGACGCACAGTGGGAGCCGTTCGTCGAGGCCGCGGCCGACGAGGGCATCTCGGTCGAGCTCGTCGACTTCGGCTCCTACGAGCAGCCGAACCCGGCGCTCGCCGAGGGAGAGATCGACCTGAACCAGTTCCAGCACATCGTGTACCTCGCCGACTACAACGTCAGCTCCGGTAAGGATCTCGTGCCGATCGGCTCGACGGCGATCTACCCCCTCGGGCTGTACTCGAAGAAGTACGACGACGTGAAGAGCATCCCCGAGGGCGAGACCGTCGCCGTGCCGGACGACGCGTCGAACCAGGCACGCGCCCTCCTCGTGCTGCAGTCTGCGGGTCTCATCGAGCTCAAGAGCGGCGGCACGATCTTCTCCGACCTCGCCGATATCGACACCGAGAAGTCCAAGGTCAAGGTGACTGCGCTCGAGGCTGCGCTCATCCCCACCTCGCTGCCCGACGTGGCCGCGGCGATCATCAACAACGACTTCGTCGAGGACGCGGGCCTGAAGTTCAGCGACGCGATCGCGCAGGACGACCCGGAAGACCCCAACGCTCTGCCGTACGTGAACATCTTCGCCGCCCGCGCCGAGGACGCCGACAACCCGACCTACCAGAAGCTCGTCGAGATCTTCCAGACGAACGAGGCCGTGCAGAAGGGACTGCAGGAGTCGTCCGGCGACACCGCTGTGGCGCTGCAGACCCCGGTCGACGACCTCGTCGCCTCCTTGAAGAAGGTGGAGAAGGACACCGAGGCCCACAAGGGCTGA
- a CDS encoding MarR family winged helix-turn-helix transcriptional regulator: MSQADEVDRIVGAWNAQRPDLDFSPLEVLSRMDRLTRLLDRARRDVFRRSDLEPWEWDVLSALRRAGAPFQLSPKQLLQQTLVSSGTMTNRIDRLVGRRFVRREADPGDGRSVLVTLTDDGRIRVDAAITRLVDVEADLLQALSRSDRDRLAGLLRKLSLSFDA; encoded by the coding sequence ATGAGCCAGGCGGATGAGGTCGATCGGATCGTCGGGGCGTGGAACGCGCAGCGACCCGACCTCGACTTCTCGCCCCTCGAGGTGCTCTCTCGCATGGATCGACTGACGCGGCTGCTCGACCGGGCCCGTCGCGACGTCTTCCGCCGCAGCGACCTCGAGCCGTGGGAATGGGACGTCCTCTCGGCGCTCCGGCGCGCCGGCGCGCCGTTCCAGCTCTCCCCCAAGCAGCTCCTGCAGCAGACCCTGGTGTCGAGCGGCACCATGACCAACCGCATCGACAGGCTCGTCGGACGCCGGTTCGTGCGCAGGGAGGCCGATCCCGGTGACGGCCGCAGCGTGCTCGTGACGCTCACCGACGACGGGAGGATCAGGGTGGATGCCGCCATCACCCGGCTCGTCGATGTGGAGGCAGACCTCCTGCAGGCGTTGTCGCGCAGCGACCGCGACCGTCTGGCCGGGCTGCTGCGCAAGCTCAGCCTCAGCTTCGACGCCTGA
- a CDS encoding SDR family oxidoreductase, whose protein sequence is MRIAVAGGTGRIGRLVVAELEGQGHEAVSLSRGEGVDLRTGTGLAERLAGADAVIDASNPPVEDVADAEATFTAITRTLLDAERAAGVGHHVALSIAALDAVQGNPHYFGKRAQERAVRAGDVPFTIVRATQFHDFPAMIGEWTVIDGESVVPPLLLQPIAPADVAAELVAVAVASPLHGTVEIAGPRTEDAVDMARRTFAARGVDRPLRASWRGAALGVEFAGEVLLPSHDARLTSTRFDDWLAAGAR, encoded by the coding sequence ATGCGCATCGCGGTCGCAGGAGGCACGGGACGGATCGGCCGGCTGGTCGTGGCGGAGCTGGAGGGCCAGGGGCACGAAGCCGTGTCGCTCAGCCGCGGAGAAGGCGTCGATCTGCGCACGGGCACCGGCCTGGCGGAGCGCCTGGCGGGCGCTGACGCCGTGATCGACGCGAGCAACCCTCCCGTCGAGGACGTCGCCGACGCCGAGGCGACCTTCACCGCGATCACGCGCACGCTCCTCGACGCCGAGCGTGCTGCCGGCGTCGGCCACCACGTCGCGCTCTCGATCGCGGCGCTCGACGCGGTGCAGGGCAATCCGCACTACTTCGGCAAGCGCGCGCAGGAACGCGCCGTCCGTGCGGGCGATGTGCCGTTCACGATCGTTCGCGCGACGCAGTTCCACGACTTCCCCGCCATGATCGGCGAGTGGACCGTCATCGACGGCGAGTCCGTGGTGCCTCCGCTGCTCCTGCAGCCCATCGCCCCCGCCGACGTCGCCGCCGAACTCGTGGCAGTCGCAGTGGCCTCGCCCCTTCACGGCACGGTGGAGATCGCCGGACCTCGCACGGAGGATGCCGTGGACATGGCTCGGCGGACCTTCGCAGCACGGGGCGTGGACCGCCCGTTGCGCGCCTCATGGCGCGGTGCAGCGCTCGGCGTGGAGTTCGCGGGCGAGGTTCTCCTCCCCTCACACGACGCGCGCCTCACGTCCACCCGGTTCGACGACTGGCTGGCTGCAGGCGCGCGCTGA
- a CDS encoding RrF2 family transcriptional regulator, with amino-acid sequence MKLPETSEWVLHTAAVIAQLPDGATVSAAQLAEHFGVPGPYLSKQLAKLVRAGILTGSTGPRGGFRLARDPQRISMLDLVVAVDGGGNPYVCREIRQQGRGAARPEDCTEPCALAVAMRDAHEAWRASLRSVSLAQIVAGLSDAVIEKNRRLLG; translated from the coding sequence GTGAAACTCCCCGAGACCTCCGAGTGGGTGCTGCATACGGCCGCCGTGATCGCGCAGCTCCCCGACGGAGCGACGGTCTCGGCCGCACAGCTCGCCGAGCACTTCGGCGTGCCGGGGCCGTACCTCTCGAAGCAGCTCGCGAAGCTCGTGCGCGCGGGCATCCTCACCGGGAGCACGGGACCGCGCGGCGGGTTCCGGCTGGCGCGCGACCCGCAGCGCATCAGCATGCTCGACCTCGTGGTCGCCGTCGACGGAGGCGGGAACCCGTACGTGTGCCGCGAGATCCGGCAGCAGGGCCGCGGCGCAGCACGCCCGGAGGACTGCACCGAGCCGTGCGCGCTCGCGGTCGCCATGCGCGACGCGCACGAGGCATGGCGGGCCTCGCTGCGCTCCGTGTCCCTCGCGCAGATCGTCGCAGGGCTGTCCGACGCCGTGATCGAGAAGAACCGCCGACTGCTGGGCTGA
- a CDS encoding ribose-phosphate diphosphokinase — protein sequence MARKKKTVDLDRDNDVAPGLVAKTKKRLVIAGGRSHPELTAAVAASLGTEIAPVEHRTFASGEIYARFEVSIRGCDLFLVQTFGEPVNEWLMETLIMIDAAKRASAKRITVVAPYYPYSRQDKKGRGREPISARLVADLLKTAGADRVMSVDLHAAQIQGFFDGPVDHLFAKPVLLDHFERTLSPEDREILTVVSPDMGRVRVADTWSDSLGAPLAIIHKRRDPRVANQVSVHEIVGTVEGRTCLLVDDMIDTGGTIVKAAQALKANGAHRVIVAATHAIFSDPASDRLQDSAIDEVVVTDTIPLTASRRWDKLTVLPIAPLLARAIHEVFEDGSVTSMFGGDA from the coding sequence ATGGCGCGCAAGAAGAAGACGGTCGATCTGGATCGCGACAATGACGTGGCCCCCGGGCTCGTCGCCAAGACCAAGAAGCGGCTGGTCATCGCCGGCGGTCGCTCGCACCCCGAACTGACGGCCGCCGTCGCCGCGTCGCTGGGCACCGAGATCGCACCGGTCGAGCACCGCACCTTCGCGTCGGGCGAGATCTACGCGCGCTTCGAGGTCTCGATCCGCGGCTGCGATCTCTTCCTCGTGCAGACGTTCGGCGAGCCGGTCAACGAGTGGCTCATGGAGACGCTCATCATGATCGACGCCGCCAAGCGCGCCTCGGCCAAGCGCATCACGGTCGTCGCCCCGTACTACCCCTACTCCCGACAGGACAAGAAGGGCCGCGGCCGCGAGCCGATCAGCGCCCGCCTCGTCGCCGACCTGCTGAAGACCGCGGGCGCCGACCGCGTGATGAGCGTCGACCTCCATGCCGCGCAGATCCAGGGCTTCTTCGACGGCCCGGTCGACCACCTCTTCGCCAAGCCGGTGCTGCTCGACCACTTCGAGCGCACGCTCAGCCCCGAGGACCGTGAGATCCTCACCGTCGTGTCGCCCGACATGGGCCGGGTGCGCGTCGCCGACACCTGGTCCGACAGCCTCGGCGCCCCGCTGGCCATCATCCACAAGCGCCGAGACCCGAGGGTGGCCAACCAGGTCTCGGTGCACGAGATCGTCGGCACCGTCGAGGGCCGCACGTGCCTCCTCGTCGACGACATGATCGACACCGGCGGCACCATCGTCAAGGCGGCCCAGGCGCTGAAGGCCAACGGCGCGCACCGTGTGATCGTGGCAGCGACGCACGCGATCTTCAGCGACCCGGCATCCGACCGCCTGCAGGACTCGGCGATCGACGAGGTCGTCGTCACCGACACGATCCCGCTCACCGCGTCGCGCCGCTGGGACAAGCTCACCGTCCTCCCCATCGCGCCGTTGCTCGCGCGAGCCATCCACGAGGTGTTCGAGGACGGCTCGGTCACGAGCATGTTCGGCGGCGACGCGTAG
- a CDS encoding NADP-dependent oxidoreductase, whose translation MRSVKYSGAGAASEVIALDDVAAPEPGEGEVLVKVGAVGLNPVDVKIRAAAHDFGVIRYSDRPGWDVAGVVAAVGPGVQRWAEGDRVFALAAFPDAAHTLAEYAVVADADLAAVPDAWSTAEAGAAPLAALTAWQALEAAGVREGQRVLVLGAAGGVGHLAVQLAHARGAKVVATASPAKHDLVRDWGAAEVVDYRDDEALAAVEPVDAVIITVDDTLPPRQAVVDGTAVITITGLTEEVAQRLGSWGASPVSRILVKADGAQLARIAELADGGDVVVHLDSRFGLDELARAQERVESGRVTGKVVVIVVPEV comes from the coding sequence GTGCGATCAGTGAAGTACTCCGGTGCCGGAGCCGCGTCCGAGGTCATCGCCCTCGACGACGTCGCCGCCCCAGAACCGGGAGAGGGCGAAGTGCTCGTCAAAGTCGGAGCGGTCGGCCTCAATCCGGTCGACGTCAAGATCCGGGCCGCGGCGCACGACTTCGGAGTCATCCGGTACTCCGATCGTCCCGGCTGGGACGTGGCGGGAGTCGTCGCCGCCGTGGGGCCTGGTGTGCAGCGCTGGGCCGAGGGTGACCGGGTCTTCGCGCTCGCCGCCTTCCCGGATGCCGCGCACACGCTGGCCGAGTATGCGGTGGTGGCCGATGCCGACCTCGCCGCGGTGCCGGATGCCTGGAGCACGGCCGAGGCCGGGGCGGCCCCGCTGGCCGCGCTCACGGCGTGGCAGGCGCTGGAGGCCGCTGGTGTGCGCGAGGGCCAGCGCGTGCTGGTGCTCGGCGCAGCGGGAGGCGTCGGCCACCTCGCCGTCCAGCTCGCGCACGCGCGCGGCGCCAAGGTGGTCGCCACCGCGAGCCCCGCAAAGCACGACCTGGTGCGGGACTGGGGCGCGGCCGAGGTCGTCGACTACCGCGACGACGAGGCACTCGCCGCCGTGGAGCCGGTGGATGCCGTCATCATCACGGTCGACGACACGCTGCCGCCTCGGCAGGCCGTCGTCGACGGGACGGCCGTGATCACCATCACCGGGCTGACCGAGGAGGTCGCGCAGCGGCTCGGCTCATGGGGCGCGTCTCCCGTGTCGCGCATCCTCGTGAAGGCCGACGGCGCGCAGCTCGCCCGCATCGCCGAGCTGGCGGACGGGGGAGACGTGGTCGTGCATCTCGACTCGCGCTTCGGTCTGGACGAGCTCGCGAGGGCGCAGGAGCGCGTCGAGTCCGGGCGCGTCACGGGCAAGGTGGTCGTGATCGTCGTTCCCGAGGTGTGA
- a CDS encoding methionine ABC transporter permease encodes MDRLIELWPEFWKAALETLYMTSFALVLAGVLGLVIGVLLYVTRPGGLLQNAVVSAIVNLVVNFFRPIPFVIFMAVAQPLARVVVGVGIGTTAGAFIIGLAASFAIGRIVEQHLVSVPPGVIEAARAMGAGPLRILFTVAIPESLGPLILGYTFIVVALIDMTAMAGLIGGGGLGAFAQIYGFRQFEPVVMWAAIVLIVVFVHLVQLLGTRLARKVMRR; translated from the coding sequence ATGGATCGGCTCATCGAGCTGTGGCCGGAGTTCTGGAAGGCGGCCCTCGAGACGCTGTACATGACCTCCTTCGCCCTGGTGCTCGCCGGCGTGCTCGGGCTCGTCATCGGAGTGCTGCTCTACGTGACGCGACCGGGCGGCCTGCTGCAGAACGCCGTCGTGTCGGCGATCGTCAACCTCGTGGTGAACTTCTTCCGTCCGATCCCGTTCGTGATCTTCATGGCGGTGGCGCAGCCGCTCGCCAGGGTCGTCGTCGGCGTGGGCATCGGCACCACGGCCGGCGCGTTCATCATCGGCCTCGCGGCGTCGTTCGCGATCGGCCGCATCGTCGAGCAGCACCTCGTGTCGGTGCCGCCAGGAGTGATCGAGGCGGCTCGCGCCATGGGCGCAGGTCCGCTGCGCATCCTCTTCACCGTCGCTATCCCGGAGTCGCTCGGGCCCCTCATCCTCGGCTACACGTTCATCGTGGTCGCGCTCATCGACATGACGGCGATGGCGGGCCTCATCGGCGGCGGCGGTCTCGGGGCGTTCGCGCAGATCTACGGCTTCCGGCAGTTCGAGCCGGTCGTGATGTGGGCGGCGATCGTGCTCATCGTCGTGTTCGTGCACCTCGTGCAGCTGCTCGGCACGCGCCTGGCACGCAAGGTCATGCGCCGCTAG
- the glmU gene encoding bifunctional UDP-N-acetylglucosamine diphosphorylase/glucosamine-1-phosphate N-acetyltransferase GlmU, producing the protein MTGNNLAIIILAAGQGTRMKSRLPKVLHPIAGRPLVGHVLTTAARLDADHVEVVVRHERDQVVTALSADYPDAVFVDQDDVPGTGRAVQVAVEALPEDFDGDVLVLSGDCPLADEATLREFLAAHRQAEAAATLMTAVVDDPTGYGRVIRDADGGVDRIVEQKDADDDEAAVREINAGMYVFRAAVLRRYLPAVGVDNAQGEMYLTDVPGLLRRDGERVAASVVSDVTVTYGVNDRAQLAEVGRILNARIVRRWQLEGVTVVDPATTWIDDDVKLAADVTILPHTQILRATVVESGAVIGPDTTLVDCEVGEDAVVRRTDATLAVIGANATVGPFSFLRPGTVLGASGKIGAYVETKNAEIGEGSKVPHLSYVGDATIGRGVNLGASTITANYDDVNKHRTIVEDEVHTGSHTTLVAPVRLGAGAKTGAGAVVRKDVPAGALAMSVAPQRNIEGWVEKNRAGTGAADAAARARVAE; encoded by the coding sequence ATGACCGGGAACAACCTCGCCATCATCATCCTCGCCGCAGGCCAGGGCACGCGCATGAAGTCGCGGCTGCCGAAGGTGCTCCACCCGATCGCCGGTCGCCCGCTGGTCGGCCACGTGCTCACCACCGCCGCCAGGCTCGACGCCGATCACGTCGAGGTCGTCGTCCGTCACGAGCGCGACCAGGTCGTCACGGCCCTCAGCGCGGACTACCCCGACGCCGTCTTCGTCGACCAGGACGACGTGCCGGGCACGGGGCGCGCGGTGCAGGTGGCGGTCGAGGCGCTTCCCGAGGACTTCGACGGAGACGTGCTGGTGCTCTCCGGCGACTGCCCGCTGGCCGACGAGGCGACGCTCCGCGAATTCCTCGCCGCGCACCGCCAGGCCGAGGCGGCGGCGACGCTCATGACGGCCGTGGTCGACGATCCGACCGGTTACGGTCGCGTCATCCGCGACGCCGACGGGGGAGTCGACCGCATCGTCGAGCAGAAGGACGCCGACGACGACGAGGCGGCCGTGCGCGAGATCAACGCCGGCATGTACGTGTTCCGTGCGGCCGTGCTGCGCCGGTACCTGCCGGCGGTCGGCGTGGACAACGCGCAGGGCGAGATGTACCTCACCGACGTCCCCGGCCTGCTGCGGCGCGATGGCGAGCGGGTCGCGGCATCCGTCGTCTCCGACGTCACCGTCACCTACGGCGTGAATGATCGGGCTCAGCTGGCGGAGGTCGGCCGCATCCTCAACGCGCGCATCGTGCGCCGTTGGCAGCTCGAGGGCGTCACGGTCGTCGACCCCGCCACCACCTGGATCGACGACGACGTGAAGCTGGCCGCCGACGTGACGATCCTGCCGCACACGCAGATCCTCCGCGCGACGGTCGTCGAGTCCGGAGCGGTCATCGGCCCCGACACCACCCTCGTCGACTGCGAGGTGGGCGAAGATGCCGTGGTGCGCCGTACCGACGCGACGCTCGCGGTGATCGGGGCCAACGCGACGGTCGGCCCCTTCTCGTTCCTGCGCCCCGGCACCGTGCTCGGCGCCTCGGGCAAGATCGGCGCCTACGTCGAGACGAAGAACGCCGAGATCGGCGAGGGGAGCAAGGTGCCGCACCTGTCCTACGTCGGCGACGCGACGATCGGACGCGGCGTGAATCTGGGCGCGAGCACCATCACCGCCAACTACGACGACGTGAACAAGCACCGCACGATCGTCGAGGACGAGGTGCACACCGGGTCGCACACGACCCTCGTCGCGCCCGTTAGGCTGGGTGCTGGCGCCAAGACGGGTGCCGGTGCCGTCGTCCGCAAGGACGTGCCGGCCGGTGCACTGGCCATGAGCGTCGCGCCCCAGCGCAACATCGAGGGCTGGGTCGAGAAGAACAGGGCAGGCACGGGAGCTGCGGATGCCGCAGCACGGGCCCGAGTGGCGGAGTAG
- a CDS encoding methionine ABC transporter ATP-binding protein, which yields MPIVTLTNVSKTYPSPTPGGDPVTAVDDVSLTIEKGDVFGIIGYSGAGKSTLVRLINALEPATSGTITVDGVDVTALSERELRTVRGGIGMIFQQFNLFASKSVRANIAYPLKLAGWSKADIDGRVTELLSFVGLADKAKAFPDQLSGGQKQRVGIARALATGPAILLADEATSALDPQTTHEVLDLLGRVNREQGVTIVVITHEMDVIQTIATKVAVMENGRVIEQGDVFDVFSAPQNPASQRFVGTVIKGVPSPAEAAVLRRRHRGRLVTFSFRDGDSSQAQVFLDLASAGLDFELVYGGINDIRGRAFGHLTLAIRGDDATIDKTLEAIGARVEVTELTEEEVR from the coding sequence ATGCCGATCGTGACCCTGACGAACGTCTCCAAGACGTATCCGTCGCCGACCCCCGGCGGAGACCCCGTGACCGCGGTCGACGACGTCTCCCTGACGATCGAGAAGGGCGACGTCTTCGGCATCATCGGGTACTCCGGTGCGGGCAAGTCCACGCTCGTGCGGCTCATCAACGCGCTCGAGCCCGCCACGAGCGGGACGATCACGGTCGACGGGGTCGACGTGACCGCCCTCTCCGAGCGCGAGCTGCGCACGGTCCGCGGCGGCATCGGCATGATCTTCCAGCAGTTCAACCTGTTCGCCTCGAAGAGCGTCAGGGCGAACATCGCCTACCCGCTGAAGCTCGCCGGGTGGTCGAAGGCCGACATCGACGGCAGGGTGACCGAGCTGCTCAGCTTCGTCGGCCTGGCAGACAAGGCGAAGGCCTTCCCCGACCAGCTCTCCGGAGGGCAGAAGCAGCGCGTCGGCATCGCCCGCGCTCTGGCGACGGGACCGGCCATCCTGCTCGCCGACGAGGCGACCAGCGCCCTCGACCCGCAGACGACGCACGAGGTGCTCGACCTGCTCGGCCGGGTGAACCGCGAACAGGGGGTGACGATCGTCGTCATCACCCACGAGATGGATGTGATCCAGACCATCGCCACCAAGGTCGCCGTCATGGAGAACGGACGCGTGATCGAGCAGGGCGACGTGTTCGACGTGTTCTCCGCTCCGCAGAACCCCGCGTCGCAGCGCTTCGTCGGCACCGTCATCAAGGGCGTCCCCTCGCCCGCCGAAGCAGCCGTGCTCCGGCGGCGGCATCGCGGACGACTCGTGACGTTCTCGTTCCGCGACGGCGACTCGTCGCAGGCGCAGGTCTTCCTCGACCTCGCGTCGGCCGGGCTGGACTTCGAGCTCGTCTACGGCGGCATCAACGACATCCGGGGGCGCGCGTTCGGGCACCTCACCCTCGCCATCCGCGGCGACGACGCCACGATCGACAAGACCCTGGAGGCGATCGGGGCACGCGTCGAGGTGACCGAGCTGACGGAAGAGGAGGTGCGCTGA
- a CDS encoding GlxA family transcriptional regulator has protein sequence MHSVVIVALPGVFPYELGVPARFFRAAERDGEPLYSVTTCTLDGLPVETNADFTVTPAADRSALETADTIIVPPWTDAETSGDPIGLAAYADRRIVSFCTGAFTIAASGLLDGKEATTHWCAGDEFARRFPRVRLRADELFVDTGGVLTAAGASAAVDATMHLIAKDHGAAVAATVSRVTLAAPHRGGGQRQFVARPAVAPTGGGSASDIQAWLLSRIDEPLSLGDVAGHFGMSVRTLTRRFRAETGRTVGDWFADARVDRARELLETTDLLIDDVASRSGFATAAALRKHFRDRLGLAPQQYRSRFARAA, from the coding sequence ATGCATAGCGTGGTGATCGTCGCCCTCCCCGGAGTGTTCCCCTACGAGCTCGGCGTGCCCGCCCGGTTCTTCCGAGCCGCGGAGCGCGATGGCGAGCCGCTGTACTCCGTCACGACGTGCACGCTCGACGGCCTCCCCGTCGAGACCAACGCCGACTTCACCGTCACCCCCGCAGCCGACCGCAGCGCGCTCGAGACGGCCGACACCATCATCGTGCCGCCGTGGACGGATGCCGAGACCTCGGGCGACCCGATCGGACTGGCCGCCTACGCCGACCGCCGCATCGTGAGCTTCTGCACCGGCGCGTTCACGATCGCCGCCTCCGGCCTGCTCGACGGCAAGGAGGCCACCACGCACTGGTGCGCGGGCGATGAGTTCGCCCGGCGATTCCCGCGGGTGCGCCTGCGCGCCGACGAGCTCTTCGTCGACACCGGCGGCGTGCTGACGGCCGCCGGAGCGTCGGCCGCCGTCGACGCCACCATGCACCTCATCGCCAAGGATCACGGCGCCGCCGTCGCCGCCACCGTCTCGCGCGTCACGCTCGCGGCACCGCACCGCGGCGGAGGGCAGCGTCAGTTCGTCGCGCGCCCCGCCGTCGCGCCGACGGGCGGCGGCTCGGCCAGCGACATCCAGGCGTGGCTGCTCTCGCGCATCGACGAGCCGTTGTCGCTGGGGGATGTCGCCGGGCACTTCGGCATGAGCGTGCGCACCCTCACGCGCCGCTTCCGCGCCGAGACCGGCCGCACCGTCGGCGACTGGTTCGCAGACGCCCGCGTTGACCGCGCGCGCGAGCTCCTGGAGACCACGGACCTCCTCATCGACGACGTGGCGTCGCGATCCGGATTCGCCACCGCTGCCGCCCTGCGCAAGCACTTCCGCGACCGCCTCGGGCTGGCGCCGCAGCAGTACCGCTCGCGATTCGCCCGCGCCGCGTAG